The Erigeron canadensis isolate Cc75 chromosome 1, C_canadensis_v1, whole genome shotgun sequence genome segment CCCCTGAGAAATTTAATACCCCGGCCGAGCAAAGAAAATTATGCCCCTAACTTTAaccgaattcaaatatataaataacttttttttatagatgATAACTagcattataaaaaaaattatatatgcataataagatcataattttaaaattacatactATAGTAGTTACTTATTTACCCGATGATCCGTGAAGCTCTCCTAGCATTCTTCATAGCAAATTGGTAAATTAGCTCTTCACAATTTATGTTCTCTAAGATTTCGTTCTCGATAGCCATCATAACCAATCCATTAAGTCTTTCTTGAGACATTGTTGATCGTAAATAAGATTTCAATAACTTCAATTTAGAAAAACTCTTTTCTACAGATGCAACTGTAACTGAAATAGTCAACAATATTCTATATGCAATGGTTGCATTTGGAAAATAACCAAGCTCTTTCAAAACGCTTTAAAACATCTATAGGGTTGTGAAGTTCATTAATTCGTGACGTGTCAAATAACTTTAACTTCATATAAAGTTCATCAGCATCAATATCCGGTCTTTCTTCAAACCTAAGTGCATTTTCAAGAAGGTGGCATGACAACTTAAGCTCTTTCTCTTTAATTCCCTTCAAGTTATGtggaaacaaaaaatgaaatcaaatatatatttatattataacacatcttttaacatattatacattttatataatatatatatatattttaaaaaatttatgccCCAAGCGGGAATTGAGTTTGCACACCCTCTAGGCTTCCGATGTCAAAAACAGCTTTAAACTTTATTCTAATCGTCAATATCAAAGTATATTTATTTCTctactaaattaaaatattgtGAGCTAATTTATTCAAAGATATGTAAAATAAGTGATTTGTTTATAACTTTAATTAGTTGCTTTAGATTAATTTGGTTAAGTAACTTAACTTAAGTTTGCAACCAATATGTGTTGCTGGAGATATAAATACCTAGTTATGTTTTTCTATCCCTGGCCATTGCCTAGCCCTATAGCCTATTGGttgtaaaaatgtcaaaaatcgTCAAAGAATTTGATAAACTGTTACAACTATTGGATCCAAACAACTAGTTACACATCACTACGAATATTGTTCATTCATATGATTCATAATAAATCTTACTTTTTATGTCGGCAAAGAGCCTAAGAATCCAGTACGCAAATAGTCTAAAACTGCTATATTTATTTAGAGAAAACGAAGACATTCGAGGAGGAGGAGAGGTACTGTTTAATTTGTTAGTTTTCTTTTGGTCCACATGGGATACCTTCATCTTTCTCTAAAATATTCTGTGATTCTTAGTCTTTTAGTTCCACCCCACgttgattttttaaataaaacatgtacacttttatatatattaattgtaattgtaatatatattggagtattacattacaatttcactttctttttaaaagtttaatgaCAACTTCTTCTGTGTTATCCTTTTCGCCACCTTGATCTTATGTCTAGTTATGCACCTATTTAGGCCCCAATAATTTTTCATTAAACACCACCTctcttagatatatataattatataaaactcTAACACTCTGTCTTTAATcatggattttttttaatcttgtaGATACATGCAAACAATTAACGTGTTATTGCATAAAAATCACAAGGTAAAAATGTCCTTGAGTGATAAAATTTTACCAATGTACACGTTAGGTTAAATGACTacatacaaacacaaaaaaGTTCAATAATTTGAAACTGAATTCTAATtctgataataataatagtataatttaTGATTTCTTGAATTGTGGTATTCAATATGTCCCAGAGACATAATGGGGCAGGTTGGATTTCAATTCTCaattttcaaatatacacaaatattttgtttgtattgtAAAACACCAAAGAAAATCAACAAAGAAAACACAACATGGGTGAAGACAAATGCACCTGCAGCTGCCCATAGTCCCACACACATATTCATTACTTGTCATTTCCACTTCAACTATCTATTTCATAAAattcacaaacacacacacatcctaATTATTCTTCCTAAAATCCATGGCAACTGAGCATGGAAAACAGAGGAAACAGAGGATCAAATCACACACTGCAACTACTAGTGCTACTCAAGTGATTAGTGAGCCCAAACAGGGTTTTCCTTGTAGGAAAAAGTTGTTTGGTTTTTTGAGTCTTGGATGTGGTCGGGTTTCTTCGCCAGCTATGGCGGTGCATTTGCCAGAGAAATCgaggaggagaaagaaaaagaagaaacagaGGAAAAGTAGGGAATCGTGTCCGGAGAATGTGTGTTGTACTCCTCCCAGTATTGGATTTGCTTATGATGTTGCACTTAGTACTAGTGTTGATGCACATAGACGAAACCATAGACAGGTAATTAATGGCTTAAATAAACACTTTGtgcttttctatttttatatcatCGTCACATCGTCTTGTTTCGTGGATTTTCATGACCCTGTTACATGAAAcgctttaaaaataaatataaagtatatGTCATAAAAGTTCATTAGTATTATGAATGTTGTTATATGTATCCAAAtagttcattattattatatgatgatcacatatatatatataatatgatgcACTTGATTACATCTTTCTTTGTTTAATAATACGATTATCTAGCATGGAAACAATGAAGAATAATggaatttatctttttttgataGCGTGCTCGTTCCGCAAGGCATGTAATGAATGTTCAACAACGACCATGGAGTACTACGCATGTCAATGAGGCAACTTTCATTCGATCAAATGTACCCGATTCCAGACAATTTAATCGTCTTCAGCGTCGTTCTCCTGAAGGAATTCCCGAGGTTTGAATCTACTCATTAGAGATAATTGCAGTAAAATGTATTATCCTTTGCACAGGGGAGTCTAGTCATTTTTTGGTGCCTAAAGTGAACTTATGAAAGACgcatattgatttaatttttttacatataataatactCTACTAATGGTAAAACTTTCACAACTTTCTGGCTTATTTCCTAGCTccatattgataaaaaaaaaaatggaatcaACCTCTTTAGTTATACTATCTAATTAACATAAAACAGTTAGAAAGTTACATAAGGTAATTGTGTAAAATaccttaatgattaaattataatatgaGTTCTTTAtcctttaaaatatctccattcaTTCTTTTCGTCAAttccttttatatcaattattgaCAATACTTGACGCCGCCAACATCACCAACAGTCGCCCCTACTACCACACTGTTGTTATCATCCGCCGCATTAAGCGGATACCGTGCTAGTTTATATATACGAAAAAGGGGCCTACAAAAATCATggtatataaaaaacaataccGCTGACCTtaaatttaccattttttttattaaactttttttatgaAGTATTGAAGTAACAAAGTTTTATGCTAAGTATGTACGAGACATTCTCTTTAGGTAAAATGATGACAAGACATGCCATCACATCATAAAAAACTAGTCAGACCATTTTACATTCTATTCTATTCTACTATAGTACTATTAGTCTGTTACTATATATTAAGGTAAAGGACATAAAAGTTtgttatacgagtattaattagGTAAAAGTAATAGTTTTTTCACATATGATGGTTGGATGAATTACATTTTAAGTGCATAAACCGTTATATATAGTTCTAAAATCTGTGTAGTTAGATTTCATACTAAAATAGATATGTTGCAGATAGTAATGTTCGAACAGAATCCACTGTTAAATGGGAGATTAGAAGGAAGTGATCGATTTGGAGCATGGAGGATCAATGCAGATCTCATGTCATATGAGGTATTTGACTATTTTTTTTCCCTCAAGCTTTGACTCGGAGAACGAACTCAAACTAACTCACAAATCTTATGCAGGAACTTGTGGAATTGAGTGACCGAATCGGGTATGTTGATGGTGGTTT includes the following:
- the LOC122584751 gene encoding E3 ubiquitin-protein ligase MBR1-like — translated: MATEHGKQRKQRIKSHTATTSATQVISEPKQGFPCRKKLFGFLSLGCGRVSSPAMAVHLPEKSRRRKKKKKQRKSRESCPENVCCTPPSIGFAYDVALSTSVDAHRRNHRQRARSARHVMNVQQRPWSTTHVNEATFIRSNVPDSRQFNRLQRRSPEGIPEIVMFEQNPLLNGRLEGSDRFGAWRINADLMSYEELVELSDRIGYVDGGLQEEEILECLKRPKKSIFKSFDFSSKAKDYKCSICQEECKGDEDLGRLECGHYHHLDCIKQWLLRKNECPICKAAAKSDK